The following nucleotide sequence is from Pygocentrus nattereri isolate fPygNat1 chromosome 25, fPygNat1.pri, whole genome shotgun sequence.
ATTTCACTCATTAATTTTCTGTGTCTCTCATATCTGCTTATCAAATCAGGAGGAATGAATGTTAATATGTCCTTCAAAGGACTGTAATTActataacattacattataatagtgtggtattataataacattatagTAATGTTTTTCTTCACGTAGTGGCTCTTAATCCAGAAGCCAACCCCAACTCTTCAAATGCTCCTGAGACCAACACCAGCTCTGCCCATACTCCTGAGACCAACACCAGCTTTTCACATGCTCCTGAGACCAACTTCAGCTGTTCAGATGGTCCTACAGAGAACCCCAGCTCTTCAGTTGCTCCCCTTCATACTGAACCTACATACACCTTAATTCTTACTCCTGTTACATCTGAAAAGgaaaattccacaggtgagACCCTTGCAAGCAAAGAACACAAAAGTTCCTGTCAGATGGTAATATTCACTATTATTACTCTTTCAGTTTATTACATTGAACTGTTAATGGTGTATCACTACGctcataaatgtgttttatatttgtgtatttacacaGTCATTTATACATTGTTTATAGATACATACAGATTAGTCACAAATTTaagcaataaacaataaaaatgttcatttgtaaGGTGATCCCAAGCTGCTAGAAAAGTTTATTGCCCCTTGGCATAGATGCAACCACCTTTATAATCCAGTGATTATTCTGGTCAAAATGCATCATTCATGTATGTCTCTTAACTAAAATCAGTCCTTCTGAGAGTGAAAGCAAGTACCAAAAAATAATGCTTAAcattcactgaatgtgtttgcggGTCCAgaattctatttctcactcatatAACATAATTTATTAAGGTTTCTATAAAGTAACTGAGTTAGAACATAGATGTTCGTGAAGGCTACATTAACTGGACTTTTTATCTTACGCACTTACTATATGGGCAATAGGCCGACACAATTAATTTTTTATCTTTGTTGGTCCAGTATTGTTCCCTTTCTGTTAATGGAAATAGAAGAGGTttgctgataaattgtgcagcacaATCTACACAACGGTCAATTACTGTAAACTTGTAAAATATATTGGCGATGTACTTGGCACCATGAATGAAACACGAGAGGTTTGTATTATCGGTCATGCATTCTGTGGAACTGtagttaataaaatattttcctcAACTTAGTGGTTCTTAATCTGGAAGTCAACCCCAGCTCTTCAGATGATCCTGAGACCAGCCCCATCTGTTCAGATGCTCCTGAGACCAGCCCCTTCTCTTCAGATGGTCCTGAGGCTAGCCCCAGCTTTTCAGCTCCTCCTGAGCCCCGCAGCAGCTCTTTAGATGAACTCAATCCAATTCTCTCCCCTGTTACATCTGGaaatgggaattccacagacAAGTACCCCTGCAAGAAAAGAACACAAGAAGTAACACCAAATGGTAAATTATTAGCTTCACTATACTTTTTAAGGTTATTGCATTGAACTGTAATCAGTCATTATGCAATAATACGACAGACAAAACAATCTAAGAttacattttcactttcagCAGAGAGTTAGCAAAAACAGCTAGCCTCTTGTTTACCATGAAAACTTGATAGTCTGTTTAGTTGTTGAACAATGGCACCCATGCCCATCATTTGCCTATTAAGCAACTGACACCCGCAATGCAGACCTAGCCGTGTTTAAATATCCCATAAACTAGTAAAGTAGATGAATGAAACGTTTGTCAAATCGTCAAACAATTAGCACCCACATCGGTACAGTTAATAAAACTATTGTATCATTGGAAACAAATCTAACCTTTATTAGATTCGTATTTGTGTAATCataattttatgtatgtatctgtaatgtatatgtatattcaaataataattCTGATGAAGAAATAATGTTGTTATATTTGTCATTGTTTCAGATCACTCTTATTGAACTGCGAATGAAAATAAGTATTAGATTCCTTAACATTCACTGAAGGAACCAGCAGGTTCAGACTTGTAGTCTTCCCTCCTTAAACTTTATAATACCTTGgttgttttgcattgttttctatgTAGCAACTGAACAACAATGACAGTGCAAGTGAGACAGTAGTTTCTCCAGGTTGGAACCACATGGGTGACCATGTGGTTTATTTGAGACATGAATAGAACACTGAgatgaaatgtgtttatatggcCTACTTGTTTTGAACTCATatgaagcagaaataaaatgcagggtaacaatacatgtaaaaaaaatatttaacactaCTATTTAGACTAATTTTATGTGTAGTTATATAGATGCATAGTTATATAGTTTGCCTGTTTACTTCTAAATAAGAGTTGTGTTGATGTCTTCACTCAGCCAGAATGCATTGATGTCACAACTCAGCCAGCTTGTGCTGCAGCGAAAATTTCGATGTCACAGCTCTAACTACtaatatgttttctttcatcTAGTGTCCAGCTCGACATTTAATCGTACTTTTCCCTGcaagaaaagaagaataaagatcAACCCAAGTGGTAAAATCATATTCTCACAATCTGGGGTTCTATTGGGTTCAtctatttaattgaattgatgTATAACtgaaattgtaattatttttacctagactagtttatttgattatattaagaagaatgtaatatttcagaaatattttctcaggtgcctgaAACATTTGCATAGTACCAAATACTGGTGCATGCAGCTCAAAAATTATAATTTCAtcaaaaagttcatttatttcagtaattcagttcAAAAAGTGAAACTTATATATTGTATAGATACATGACAAACATAGTGATCTATttcaagtgtttttcttttaatgttggtAATTCTGGCTTACAGTCAATGAAAACCCAAAAGTCATTACCttaaaaaattagaatattatataagaccaatttttaaaaagatttttaatacAGAAATGACTACTGAaaagtatgtacagtatatgcacTCAACACTTGGTCAGGGCTCTTTTTGCATGAATTACTGCATCAGTGCGGCGTGTCATGGAGGCGATCAGTCTGTGGCACTGCTGAAGTGTTATGGAAGACCAGGTTGCTTTGATGGCTGCCCAAACCATCACTGATTGTGGAAACTTCACACTAGACCTCAAGCAGCTTGGATTGTATGCCTCTACACtcttcctccagactctggGACCTTGATTTCCAAATGAAATGCAACATTTACTTTTAGCTGAAAACAAGACCTTGGACCACTGAGCAGCAGTCCAGTCCTTTTTGTCTGTGAACTGCCAGCTTCTTTAGCAATGACCTTTTGTGGCTTACCCATCCTTGTGGAGGGTGTCAACGACTGCCTTCTGGACATCTGTCAAGTCAGCAGTCTTTCCCATGCTAGTGTAGCCTATTGAACCAGACTAAGGGACCGCTTTAAAGGCTTAGAAAACCTTAATTTTCTGAGATAATAACGTTTGGGTTTTCATTGACTGTAAGCCATGAAcatcaacattaaaagaaataaacgcCTGAAATAGATCACTACGTTTGTCTATCTATACAATATATGGCTTACACTTTTTGaattgaattactgaaataaatcaacTTTATGATGAAATTCTAATTTATTGAGATGCACCTGTACATTACAAACACTGGATATCTGGTAGGTTTACAGCAAAAGGTTGGCCCTGAGTACTAGAACCACTGCATTATAGGACATTGCTTTAATTAATCTAAATATATGACTACATACATTAACAAAGCTGGTCATAATGaaatttgtactgtttgtacttTAGAATGCCCTGTCCACACTATGGCTGACACCTACCCAGTCCAAAAAATTTTATCACAGAGGGTATCAAAAGAGGTGAGTGATCATTGTTTCAGtgtataagataagataagataacactttattaatcctgaaggaaattgcagatcctgaaggaaattcaTCTTTTGAATGCAAACTGAGATAAAGGGTCCTATTTTTATGATGTGTTAGGataaacacatgcacagtgGGAAAAAATATAGGCTATATTCCAAAATGAATGTCTCATCGTCACAAATCATCTACGTATCCAATCCAAgaacacattaaaagtaattcaGCTCTGACTTAAGACTCAGTTCTACCCTggtataaacatgtttaaagctACAGGTGTTCTCTGAATGTCTGGTACACCAAACACCCTGATGAGGTAAAATATTATGACCACATGCCTTATATGCTGTTGACCAAATGCCGCATGCCACCACAGTAGCTCCAACATGCTGAGGCAAGGCCTCTGAAGGTGCTCCGTGGTATACGGTACCCAGACATTAACTGCAAATCCTTTGCATCCTGTAAGTTGCAAAGTAGAGCTGCTGGATAGGACCTGCTGTTGCAGTACATCACAAATGCttaatgtgatgtcacaaatgaTTAAGCACAGATGCTTAATCTGCTTAAGatctggaggtcagggaactctTTTGCATGTTCCTCAAACCGTTCCCAAACGGTGTGCAGTGTGGCAGGATGCATTATTAGGAGTCATCCTGAAAGATATCACTGCCATCAGGGAACCTGTACCTGACCCATAACAATGTTTAGGGAGGTGGAATGTGTCAAATTGAGCAACCCTCAGACAACCTTCTTTCATTGTTCCAAGGTATGATTCTCATGACGCATTGTGGGCGCATGGGACAAGCCTGGACACTCTGACAGGACTTTAGCTACAGCTAAACAGCCacatataagataagatagccTTTTATTATCCCACAGGGGTAAATTTGCAGCAAGGTGCAATACATTGTGTAGCtagtattaaatgtttttttttttttattattatttgtgacCCAGTAGCCCAGACAATATAGCCTTCATTGTCTCATCAATGAGCTTTGAGCACCCAACACCTTCTTGCAGGTTTGTGATTTGCCATTTCTGAGATGCTCCAGATGCCCAGGCTTCTGATGATTTGGTCACTCAGGTCTTCAATCTTGCCGATTTCTCCCTAGAACCAACATGCTGACTATGAGAAGCAACTGTTCAGTTGTAATGTATCACAAACCTTGACATGCGTCACTGTCATAATATCGGTGTTTGcttcatctgtgagtggtcataatgttttttaCTTTGAGGTGTATAAATCTTGTGATTTTATGATGAGTATTATCTTGAAACTGATGCTGTTTATTGTTCTGTCTTTGAGATGACAATATTTGTAGCCAAGTCCTAGACTGAATGAAACCACTGTGGTATTGTGTGTCGATTCAGCATAATGTCTTAGAAGATGTTGTGGTGTATTTGTAGCGAGACCAGGTCAGTAACACTGTAATTGGACTGTGGAgtgtaatgaataatttatatttcatCATAGGGCACAAAAGAGGTCAAAGTCCGTTGGCAGCAGTGTTCTGGGTGGTATGTGAACTTTGTCATTTGTGATTTAATtctgaaattaaaatgtgaaagttTATGTACTTACATAAGCAAGTCACTGCGGAGGATAGAGAGGATTACAAGGCTCATTTCTATT
It contains:
- the LOC119262439 gene encoding putative uncharacterized protein DDB_G0290521 — translated: MPGSTQKTCQSCKAQINVGCKHCKLCGASQPQKVKLQQAKDKASKEWAQKMLNGRNTSKLINSTNLLLHKFHMLGYYPLLLLGRRKTRQATNFRADVFYPQQFSSEMERTSISTIRLLYEGLLKVALNPEANPNSSNAPETNTSSAHTPETNTSFSHAPETNFSCSDGPTENPSSSVAPLHTEPTYTLILTPVTSEKENSTVVLNLEVNPSSSDDPETSPICSDAPETSPFSSDGPEASPSFSAPPEPRSSSLDELNPILSPVTSGNGNSTDKYPCKKRTQEVTPNVSSSTFNRTFPCKKRRIKINPSECPVHTMADTYPVQKILSQRVSKEGTKEVKVRWQQCSGCGIKWKDTWEPFNEIFP